A single window of Salminus brasiliensis chromosome 18, fSalBra1.hap2, whole genome shotgun sequence DNA harbors:
- the LOC140539626 gene encoding POU domain, class 4, transcription factor 3-like: MMMAMNGKAHFSSALDGMRRVCLNGPQLQANIFAGFDESVLAAADLASSCHAAFKPDASRHAAVAAAAAMATHAHTHAHGPAGLGPPPPPPPPSSLEAELLEHLSSSLVDVHAPLHAHHHHHHHHLHAQLPAPPTPIPPPPPPTAASVHVESDPRELEAFAERFKQRRVKLGVTQADVGAALASLNMPGVGALSQSTICRFESLTLSHNNMIALRPVLQAWLDEAEAERRRAAGANGGAPLGGLGGERKRKRTSIAAPEKRSLEAYFAIQPRPSSEKIAAIAEKLELKKNVVRVWFCNQRQKQKRMKYSAAH; the protein is encoded by the exons ATGATGATGGCCATGAACGGCAAAGCGCACTTCAGCAGCGCGCTGGACGGCATGCGGCGCGTGTGTCTGAACGGCCCGCAG CTCCAGGCCAATATATTCGCGGGATTCGATGAGAGCGTGCTGGCGGCCGCCGACCTCGCTTCGTCGTGCCACGCGGCGTTTAAGCCGGACGCGAGCCGCCACGCCGCTGTCGCCGCCGCCGCTGCCATGGCGACGCACGCGCACACGCACGCGCACGGGCCTGCGGGCCTTGGGCCTCCACCACCGCCTCCACCTCCATCGTCGCTCGAGGCGGAGCTGCTGGAGCACCTGTCGTCGAGCCTGGTGGACGTGCACGCGCCACTGCAcgctcaccaccaccaccatcaccaccacctgCACGCGCAGCTACCAGCACCCCCTACGCCCATCCCTCCACCGCCGCCCCCGACAGCGGCCTCCGTGCACGTGGAGTCGGACCCGCGCGAGCTCGAGGCGTTCGCGGAGCGCTTCAAGCAGCGGCGCGTGAAGTTGGGCGTGACGCAGGCGGACGTGGGCGCGGCGCTGGCCAGCCTCAACATGCCGGGTGTGGGCGCGCTTAGCCAGAGCACCATCTGCCGCTTCGAGTCGCTCACGCTCTCGCACAACAACATGATCGCGCTGCGTCCCGTGCTGCAGGCCTGGCTCGACGAGGCCGAGGCCGAGCGGCGACGCGCCGCCGGCGCCAACGGCGGCGCGCCTCTGGGCGGCCTCGGGGGCGAGCGCAAGCGCAAGCGCACGTCCATCGCGGCGCCCGAGAAGCGTTCGCTCGAGGCGTACTTCGCTATCCAGCCACGACCCTCGTCCGAGAAGATCGCCGCCATCGCTGAGAAGCTCGAGCTGAAGAAGAACGTGGTGCGCGTGTGGTTCTGCAACCAGAGGCAGAAGCAGAAGAGGATGAAGTACTCAGCGGCGCACTGA